TGGACTCATTCTGCAGTGCAGAAGACGCCATGTCTAGTTCGTGTAGCCTTCGTTGTCAGCACAGGCCCAGCCCTATAGCTATCGTTTGTATCGTGAGTACAGCGTCGCTGATAATCGAAGTAACGCGAAGCGCTGTAATCACCGTCACTTCCGAGATCCTTCACGATGTTGAAAACGATACCGCAGAAGATCACCGGATCGCTTTCAAAATAGCGACTACCCAATCCGCGTATAACTTCGGCCTGATTTTCGGAAACGTCCTGTGCGCGCGAGTGGCGTACAGTCGCGGACATTTATACCCGTTTTGGTTTGGACTACTGACCGGACTCGGCGCTACTTCCATATCGGCGTTTGCGTCCGCGTGGTGGGTTCTGGCGTTAGCGAATTTACTCGTCGGACTTTCAATTGCGTTTGTTGCCAATGCCGGTTCGACGATGGTCGCTATCGCTTTCGACGATGAAGATGATAGGGCCAAAGCCCTAGCCGCCATATACAGTTGCCGATACGGTGGCACTTTATTCGGTTACGCGGGCTGTTTGTACGTGGTGAAATGGACCGGGCGCGTGGCTCCATTTTGGGCCCTCTTCGCCGCTTTAGTCGTCACGATCGCTATTCGAGGTTTCacgaatattgaaaataaccgcgacgaaaattcaataaataaaccTTTTCAACTCAGCGTCGTGAAATCGATGCTTACCGATGCCCAGACGTTAGTGTTATTTGGCTTTAACGCAATGGACGCAGTCTCTAACAGTATTTACTACAGTTTAGTACCGTTGTGGATTATAGAACACATCAGCGCTAAACATTGGCAACTAGCGACTATAAGACTATCGTCGGCGACTCTTTTCGTTTTCAGTACAAACGTCTTCGGATTTTTTGTGTCGAAAACTagaagctatcgatggatttatacttttattagttTCATGCTGGTGGCTGTATCGTTCATTATCTATTCGTTTATTCGGAATATCTGGCAGGCGTTCGGCCCGGCTTGCGTATGCACGTTAGCGTTCAGTTGGTTCGGCGCTTTCATTCACTCGTGGCTGTCGGATGTGGCCGAAAAGAAATTCGACGAAAATTACGCGACGATGTTCGCTATCGATGTTGTCTTCTGTCGTACGGTCTCAATTGTACTAACATTATGTACAGGTTTCGTGCAGCCTTATGTCGGATACCCGGCAATATTTATAGGTCTCGGTATTGTGGATTTCATCTATTCGTTCAGCTCCTATAGTTTACGAggtatatgatatgatatgatatggtaTATAGGCGGATCTTGTCTTGGGGAGGGGCGCCCAGTTAGAGATTTATGTAAAACACCTGGGCGAACTTCAGTTTTCGTTTTTAGTGGGCTTGGTCGCATCACCTACTATAGTTCGGTCGTAAcgtatttcacagtgtcggccatATTGTAAATATCGCTCAATCCCGTGGTCGACCATTTCCGGaccgactaacggacattcggtttcagaTCATTTAGCTCGACTATAGTCCAATAACCGAAGTTTGCCCTGGTTGCGCAGATTCTGTTAGCGCCATAGGCGCACGAAACACAGGGCGGGGGATACGGAGTCATCCCccggaaaattttgaattttttatcatCTAACATCGCGATTGCGTCGTGTAGTTGATATATCTTACGTATCTTATCATCGTATCTTACGTATCttacttatcattatcttctcGCTCTGAACAAAAAATATCTCAGTCTTATAGTATAGACTAGATAGTAATACCCGTGGAAACTACGGGTGATTTCCTTTGGCCCAGAACTCCAAACTGTTCAATTTATTCGCAATGGAATTAAGTCGGGCCGTTTAAAATCTGTGTCCATGCCCGTGGAGACCCTATGAGCTTTCATGACCTGTCCCCGTGGACTGGGAACTGTCGGAGGCAAACAAAATATGAACGGGGCTACGCGGGACTTGAACTCCTGACCCATCAGCTGTAAGTCTTGTACTCTACTAACTGGGCCTTTGAAACAGTATAACGGAGTGATATTGTAGAATTGTTTTGGTGCAGTAAGAGTCTATAATTAGAAATCCTGCTTACCGATTGGCTGAAATTTTGGCTGCCTCCGTTTGGCCCCCTATAAATATCTTCACACCCGTTTATACCCGTTGCATTAGTTTATACAATGATTGACTACCACACAAAATTTCAAGGCCCAATTCTTCTCCACGGCGACGCTATAtatagtgtatatatatatatatatatatatatatatatatatatatatatatatatatatataataatcttCCTAACCCTAAACCCTTGATTTAATGTGAGTTTTGCTTTGCCTATCGACCTTTCTGATAGTACCTCAGCTAAACGTTAGCTCGTTGATGTCCCAGCTCTTATGGACTTGTCAGAATTATTCGTCAATTTTTGCAAACCAAGACGATTTTTGTCTCCAATCACATTTTGTTCTAGAATTTAAGAAGAATCAATATAGAATCTTGAGACACGCGCATTTTTCATTACTCGTAATGATTCGTTTTATTGCGACAGAAATCTATTAGCTGTTTACGAAAGCGACGCCTCGACGCGcaataaatgatgaaattacaaGATGCCGCAATCATTCTgaccatattttgaaattggttCATTATCGTCGCGAACGAACCTCTGCCGATCTTCCCGTTCAGAGTCGACCTAAGGTTATCTATCGCTGATCTGAGGTCGAAAGCTTTTTTAACCGAATACAGGCATGAAATGAGCACCAAGGCCAGAGTTAAACTACgctcactgctgctgctgctgttagaAGGTCGATTATTTGTAGACATTGTTTCTCTCGCCGCCCCTGCGCGCCTCAACGTGAAAATCAATCGGACAGTTATCAGAACCACGGTCACCGTCGGGATTATTGTGAATAAAGGACCGTTTACAAAAACGTCATAGTATTTCAAATTAATGTTTTAACCGAATGCAGTCAACTTCTGCGTCCATCTCTCGTGTCCAGTGCACGGATTAATGGAACGACGAGTatcatatttgaaatactgTTTTGACTTATTCCCAATTGAAAGTATCGACACAAAAATAATGCATATATAGCTTTTATTCATGCTTATCATTCTAGCCGCTTTCAGAGGCCAGCAAACAACGATATATCTGTCTACAGCTATTAGCAATGTAATCAGATCGCTAACGTCCGAGGCCAGAAGTCGAATGTTTTGGGTGTACGAATACATGCGCTTCATAACGTGGTTTCTTTCAGCGGTCATGTCCAGTAACAACGTGTGACTGTAGAGCCGATACTGAAAGTCAAATACGGTATAAGACACACAAATAAACATGTCCGCGACGGCTaaacatctcaaatagaatatGCTGGTGTTGTTCGAGCGCTCACGCGTGAGGACGAGTAATGATAGCAAATTTGCACCGAAACCGAAGATAGCGAAACTGAAAATAACGCAAGTCGTTACTCGTAATAATAGATTCACGTGAAACGGTTTGTAATCGGCGTGATGGATGTATTTACACCGCGGATGAGGTTTAAACCCCGCCTTCTCGGCGGTGGTTGCCGGGTCCGTTCCGTTTAGCGGGAACCAATCGCTAGCGAATACACTTCCCGAAGCCATCATTCACGCGCAGGCGGTCGCTGATTGATGATCGAGAATCAATCGGTTTTACCTATACCAAATTTATATCTGACAGCAGATAAACTTGATGAGCGAATGTCGGACGACGACCAGCCCAAGCGGCGGACGCGAATACGCACTGAAGCTGACACAAGAATTCTACGCGCGTAGAACCTGCTATATTTTTAGGACGGCTATACGATTACCAATTACATGTACGTGGCGAAACTGAACCGTTAATGAGCGATGGATTTACGTAAGTTGTTCGTATCGTCTACTGCAAAATATGATATCATGTTTAAAAACGTGAGTATAGCGTAGCAATAGAGGGGTTCTGGTTCCGCTAACTTGGGCTAACTATTGGGCTTACCATGGGCTAACTATTGGGCTTACCATGGGCTAACTATTGGGCTTACCATGGGCTAACTATTGGGCTTACCATGGGCTAACTATTGGGCTTACCATGGACTTACCATGGGCTAACTATTAGGCTTACCATGGGCTAACCACGGGCTAACTTTGCCTAATTATTGGGCTAGCTTCTGAGCTAATTGATGCTAACTATTTAGCAACttccgattttgttgatttaACACGCAGatttaaagataaattttatttctttgtcGTTTTATCTGTAGGGAGGTAAATTCGTTTTAATTGTGCAGGTTTCAGTCATATGAAATAGTCAAACCTGCGAGTTTTGCAGTAACGAGGATCCATTATTGCGGGTATCAGAATGGAATCAAAACACTTCCAAGTGCCTTATAGTGATCACTTTTATAAGTCAGCTGATcgaattctaaataaatgtCAGGCGTGCAGTTCATTTCTTATCTTTTGATTTCTAATCTAATTTTCTGGTATGAAGTCTTAATgatcgaaaattgaaattaatggTGATAAAGTGTCAAGTGTTAGAGGGGtagcagggtccaggctgcagTTTGAGTGtagcagggtccaggctgcagTTTGAGTGtagcagggtccaggctgcagTTTGAGTGtagcagggtccaggctgcagTTTGAGTGtagcagggtccaggctgcagTTTGAGTGtagcagggtccaggctgcagTTTGAGGGGtagcagggtccaggctgcagTTTGAGTGtagcagggtccaggctgcagTTTGAGGGGtagcagggtccaggctgcagTTTGAGTGtagcagggtccaggctgcagTTTGAGTGTAGCAGGGTCCAGGCTACAGTTTGAGGGGtagcagggtccaggctgcagTTTGAGTGtagcagggtccaggctgcagTTTGAGGGGtagcagggtccaggctgcagTTTGAGTGtagcagggtccaggctgcagTTTGAGTGtagcagggtccaggctgcagTTTGAGGGGtagcagggtccaggctgcagTTTGAGGGTCCAGGCTGCAGTTTGAGTGtagcagggtccaggctgcagTTTGAGGGGTAGCAGGGTCCAGACTGCAGTTTGAGTGtagcagggtccaggctgcagTTAGAGGGGtagcagggtccaggctgcagTTTGAGGGGtagcagggtccaggctgcagTTTGAGTGtagcagggtccaggctgcagTTTGAGTGtagcagggtccaggctgcagTTTGAGTGTAGCGGGGTCCAGGCTGCAGTTTGAGTGTAGCGGGGTCCAGGCTGCAGTTTGAGTGTAGCGGGGTCCAGGCTGCAGTTTGAGTGTAGCGGGGTCCAGCCTGCAGTTTGAGTGTAGCGGGGTCCAGGCTGCAGTTTGAGTGtagcagggtccaggctgcagTTTGAGTGtagcagggtccaggctgcagTTTGAGTGtagcagggtccaggctgcagTTTGAGTGTAGCAGGGTCCAGCCTGCAGTTTGAGTGTAGCAAGGTCCAGGCTGCAGTTTGAGTGtagcagggtccaggctgcagTTAGAGGGGtagcagggtccaggctgcagTTTTAGTGtagcagggtccaggctgcagTTTGATGCCAGCATTAATTCATAAAACGGTTTAGAATCGATTCAAACTCGTTGTCTGTAGTCTATATATAATACTGATCGCTATAGCGACTATGATGTCTGAATCCTATCAGTTACAACCAACATTTCATCATAGTTGGTTTTGGCAAATTCTCACACTTTCGTTGATCCCAAAAATTAGCTGCCAACCCAAATTAAGCGATACAAAATTCTGAAATCTGATTGATTCAGCTCGCTCGTGATTCGGCCGCGTcctttttagttttttaatCACATCCATTCAAATCCAATATatccataataaattaattacaACAGATGATTTTAtgacaatcaattcaatttattagaattcaaataaacataatatttacaaaatttatcATGCGTTAAGATAACCTTGCACATGTTCATGAATCCTCGATCTCCtgacatcatcatcagtgccctacaaaaattgaaaattgaaaaactaaaATCACGATGATGCTGAAACTGTCCATTAAACGAAAGTTGGGTGTGACTGGTGGGAATTCCCCCCATCTGTTATTGCAGCCGAACCCAAGCGGCGGATTAAGAGGAGACGCTGGAATCGTGCCTTTCTTTGTCCAGCGTAGACTAGGTGGGGCCTTATAATACCAGTCAATTGATATCATTACGATTGCCTGTTGTTATTTgctttaaattatttttgtttttcatacaCACCAGTGGGGCCGAAGTAGTAACTGCGGAGCAACGGTTTATAAGACGCACATGCTTGCCCCAGTTCCCGAGTCTAGTTGGGAGGTACCAGCTCACtaaaaaatgaagatatcAACGTCTGCAATAAATTTGATGGTAGATAAATTTTTAGGAAGgttattaaattatttttgtttttgatacaCACCAGTGGGGCCGAAGTGTAGTAACTGCGGAGCAACGGTTTATAAGACGCACATGCTTGCCCCAGTTCCCGAGTCTAGTTGGGAGGTACCAGCTCGCtaaaaaatgaagatatcAACGTCTGCAATAAATTTGATGGTAGATAAATTTTTAGGAAGgttattaaattatttttgtttttgatacaCACCAGCGGGGCCGAAGTGTAGTAACTGCGGAGCAACGGTTTATAAGACGCACATGCTTGCCCCAGTTCCCGAGTCT
This genomic interval from Tubulanus polymorphus chromosome 8, tnTubPoly1.2, whole genome shotgun sequence contains the following:
- the LOC141909971 gene encoding synaptic vesicular amine transporter-like → MLHELNVNNEKDEDSVEDKGYGSMDSFCSAEDAMSSSCSLRCQHRPSPIAIVCIVSTASLIIEVTRSAVITVTSEILHDVENDTAEDHRIAFKIATTQSAYNFGLIFGNVLCARVAYSRGHLYPFWFGLLTGLGATSISAFASAWWVLALANLLVGLSIAFVANAGSTMVAIAFDDEDDRAKALAAIYSCRYGGTLFGYAGCLYVVKWTGRVAPFWALFAALVVTIAIRGFTNIENNRDENSINKPFQLSVVKSMLTDAQTLVLFGFNAMDAVSNSIYYSLVPLWIIEHISAKHWQLATIRLSSATLFVFSTNVFGFFVSKTRSYRWIYTFISFMLVAVSFIIYSFIRNIWQAFGPACVCTLAFSWFGAFIHSWLSDVAEKKFDENYATMFAIDVVFCRTVSIVLTLCTGFVQPYVGYPAIFIGLGIVDFIYSFSSYSLRGI